One Acetobacterium sp. KB-1 DNA segment encodes these proteins:
- a CDS encoding iron ABC transporter permease, protein MKKKLKKYALPLSIAICIGTIYLCTLTGITTISFGDTNKILLNQIFHINLGMENINEGATAIIWNVRLPRVILAFLTGGALALCGAAYQGIFKNPMADPYILGVSSGAALGASIGIVMNFSSNFLGSNGVAILAFGGSFLTILLVYNISRVGRKVPVATLLLSGIAIGQSLGAFMSLLMIFNNDSMTQIIFWVMGSLNGKGWDQVLIVLPYVVIGCVIMLTSVRELDIMLLGEETATQLGVDTEALKKKILFSSSLITAAVVAATGIIGFVGLIVPHIVRMITGPKHRTLVPFSVLFGGAFLILCDTLARSVTSQEIPVGVITAAFGGPFFVYLLRKRKKGGL, encoded by the coding sequence ATGAAAAAAAAACTGAAAAAATACGCGTTGCCATTGTCGATTGCAATCTGCATCGGCACGATTTATCTGTGCACCCTTACGGGGATTACGACCATTTCGTTTGGGGATACCAATAAAATTCTGTTAAATCAGATCTTTCATATTAATCTGGGGATGGAAAATATCAATGAGGGCGCAACGGCGATTATCTGGAATGTTCGCCTACCCCGGGTCATTCTCGCTTTTCTGACCGGTGGTGCTTTGGCACTGTGCGGGGCTGCCTATCAGGGAATCTTTAAAAATCCGATGGCCGACCCCTACATTTTAGGGGTATCCTCCGGGGCGGCATTGGGTGCCTCGATTGGTATTGTGATGAATTTCTCCAGTAATTTTTTAGGATCCAATGGGGTTGCTATCCTGGCTTTTGGCGGTTCTTTTTTAACCATCCTGTTGGTTTATAATATTTCCCGGGTCGGTCGTAAGGTGCCGGTGGCCACGCTTTTACTCAGTGGCATCGCCATTGGCCAATCACTGGGAGCCTTTATGTCATTACTGATGATCTTTAATAATGATAGCATGACGCAAATTATTTTTTGGGTGATGGGAAGTTTAAATGGTAAGGGTTGGGATCAGGTCCTGATTGTATTGCCCTATGTAGTGATTGGCTGCGTCATCATGTTAACCTCCGTCAGAGAGCTGGATATTATGCTGCTGGGCGAAGAAACGGCCACTCAATTGGGCGTTGATACCGAGGCGCTTAAGAAGAAAATCCTCTTTTCCTCATCCCTTATAACGGCAGCAGTGGTTGCGGCCACGGGGATTATCGGATTTGTTGGGCTGATTGTGCCCCATATTGTCCGCATGATCACCGGTCCCAAACACCGCACATTGGTACCCTTTTCAGTGCTCTTTGGCGGTGCTTTTCTCATTCTTTGCGACACCCTGGCCCGGTCGGTGACCTCTCAGGAAATTCCGGTGGGTGTAATCACCGCCGCCTTTGGCGGTCCTTTCTTTGTTTATCTGCTCCGCAAAAGAAAAAAAGGGGGGCTCTGA
- a CDS encoding ABC transporter substrate-binding protein, giving the protein MKKKSMRRLLVIFTVLALMVSFTGCQSGESSADGSGVSPKSGATTYPVTITDDLGNAVKIEKEPQKIVSLSPAATEILFAIGVGDQVVGRTEYDNYPEQALTVPSIGDYNAPNVEKIIALSPDLVLASDFVSDDVRKQLEATGAKVILFSPISIDGVMKDIVIAGEVANANDAAGDVVKKMMTDRQVIVDRAKTAKTQKSVFIDVGDFFSAGPNSMMDAMLIDLNAKNIAADAATPWPQLSTEQIIASNPDVYISLYNTPEQVKATPGFDKVTAIKNNEIAYYEFLTPESDLIQRPGPRIVQGLALLAKDIYPEIFAK; this is encoded by the coding sequence ATGAAAAAGAAAAGTATGAGAAGGTTGTTGGTGATTTTTACCGTATTAGCGCTGATGGTATCCTTTACCGGCTGCCAGAGTGGCGAGTCATCCGCAGATGGTTCCGGCGTCTCACCCAAAAGCGGTGCTACCACCTATCCGGTGACAATAACCGATGATCTTGGAAACGCCGTCAAGATTGAAAAAGAACCCCAGAAAATTGTCTCACTGTCTCCCGCTGCAACCGAGATTTTATTCGCCATTGGTGTAGGGGATCAGGTGGTGGGTCGCACCGAGTATGATAATTATCCCGAACAGGCGCTAACCGTGCCGAGCATCGGTGACTACAATGCGCCCAATGTGGAAAAAATCATTGCTCTGTCACCCGATTTAGTACTGGCTTCAGATTTTGTTTCCGATGATGTCAGAAAACAACTGGAAGCCACGGGTGCAAAGGTCATCCTCTTTAGTCCGATCAGTATAGATGGGGTTATGAAAGATATTGTGATTGCGGGTGAAGTGGCAAACGCTAATGATGCGGCTGGGGATGTGGTTAAAAAAATGATGACGGATCGTCAGGTGATCGTTGATCGGGCCAAAACCGCTAAAACCCAGAAATCAGTCTTTATTGATGTGGGTGACTTCTTCAGTGCTGGTCCTAACTCGATGATGGATGCAATGCTTATTGATCTTAATGCCAAAAATATCGCTGCTGATGCAGCTACGCCATGGCCTCAGCTTAGTACTGAACAAATTATTGCGAGCAATCCGGATGTGTATATTTCCCTTTACAACACACCAGAACAGGTAAAGGCGACGCCCGGCTTTGACAAGGTTACCGCGATTAAAAATAACGAGATCGCATATTACGAATTTTTAACCCCGGAAAGCGATTTAATTCAACGACCGGGCCCCCGGATTGTACAGGGGCTGGCATTGTTGGCTAAGGATATTTATCCGGAAATATTTGCAAAATAA
- a CDS encoding leucine-rich repeat domain-containing protein encodes MIRTLGKNQVRIYKQEKIVINENYDAIGFGAFENKMSLKKLTLPEGLIRIDKNAFKGCTALKTLHVPVTLKEIGEAAWMGCTNLLMIEIPNGIRSIPPRTFKNCLALTQITLSPSSCLTGIGESAFESCRELKTIAIPNGVSRIERRTFYRTKNMKSVVFPENLTFIGKEAFYFSGLEGKLMIPEGVTEIEESAFFRCKNLTEVFIPGSVKRLGKWTFHGCSRLKYLTILHNIDEIGEWIINKNDTIIRCIKGSRVDHYCQSQEFRTEYVNNVAKK; translated from the coding sequence ATGATCAGGACATTGGGAAAGAATCAGGTGAGAATTTATAAACAGGAAAAAATTGTCATCAACGAAAACTATGATGCGATTGGTTTTGGTGCATTTGAAAATAAGATGAGTTTAAAAAAATTGACCTTACCGGAAGGTTTGATTCGAATTGATAAAAATGCCTTTAAAGGTTGTACGGCCCTGAAAACCCTTCATGTTCCAGTAACGCTCAAAGAAATTGGGGAAGCAGCGTGGATGGGCTGCACCAATTTGTTGATGATCGAAATCCCGAATGGCATTCGGTCAATTCCGCCGAGAACGTTTAAAAATTGTCTGGCCCTGACTCAGATCACACTTTCGCCAAGTAGTTGCTTAACCGGTATTGGAGAAAGTGCCTTCGAATCCTGTCGGGAATTAAAAACCATTGCGATCCCCAATGGGGTCAGCCGGATTGAACGACGCACCTTTTATCGGACCAAGAATATGAAAAGCGTGGTATTCCCAGAAAATCTGACCTTTATTGGCAAAGAAGCATTCTATTTTTCCGGACTGGAAGGAAAACTGATGATCCCAGAGGGCGTGACAGAAATTGAAGAGAGTGCTTTTTTTAGGTGTAAAAACCTGACCGAGGTGTTCATTCCCGGTAGTGTCAAGCGGCTGGGAAAATGGACTTTTCATGGCTGCTCGCGGCTTAAATATCTGACTATTCTTCATAATATTGATGAAATCGGCGAATGGATTATTAATAAAAATGATACCATAATTCGCTGCATAAAGGGTTCCCGGGTGGATCACTATTGCCAATCCCAGGAGTTTCGAACAGAATACGTAAATAATGTTGCGAAAAAATAA
- a CDS encoding leucine-rich repeat domain-containing protein → MEEYSKAVETRQTQVWHVNQRVKQEGLFDCSDAKSIKNKQMEVTEPFREIGTGAFKGITKVRRVVLSNSVKIIGNEAFRGCTMLNRIELSKQIWRIGKGAFYDCLRLRTIDIPWQVRRIEEKTFKKCRSLNDLVLHDNIEYIGESAFLECEALAGISIPEKVEAINFRAFCGCKNLQAVKLPMNLKSIGREAFYNCGLLSIELNDQLESIEESAFLKCKVLEEIEIPKSVKHIGKWAFHGCPKLVKVTFRSDPEYLGEWLFNRKSVRIFCKKGSRVDQYCQNYEYQTEYL, encoded by the coding sequence ATGGAAGAGTATAGTAAAGCAGTAGAAACGCGGCAAACCCAGGTATGGCATGTGAATCAGAGAGTAAAACAAGAGGGTCTCTTTGATTGCAGCGATGCGAAAAGTATAAAAAACAAACAGATGGAGGTCACGGAACCCTTTAGGGAGATTGGCACGGGTGCCTTTAAAGGAATCACAAAGGTGCGGCGGGTAGTTTTGTCAAACAGCGTCAAAATTATCGGCAATGAAGCCTTCCGGGGTTGCACCATGTTAAATCGGATTGAACTATCAAAACAAATCTGGCGCATTGGCAAGGGTGCCTTTTACGATTGTCTGCGACTAAGAACTATCGATATCCCCTGGCAGGTCAGGCGGATCGAAGAAAAGACCTTTAAGAAGTGCCGGTCTTTGAATGATCTTGTTTTGCATGACAATATTGAGTACATTGGGGAGAGTGCCTTTCTGGAATGTGAGGCATTAGCTGGAATTTCTATACCGGAAAAAGTGGAAGCGATCAATTTCAGAGCTTTTTGTGGATGCAAGAATTTGCAAGCGGTGAAGTTGCCGATGAATTTAAAAAGCATCGGTAGAGAAGCATTTTACAATTGTGGACTATTATCAATTGAGCTCAATGACCAGTTGGAGTCAATTGAAGAAAGTGCCTTTCTGAAATGTAAAGTTCTTGAGGAAATTGAAATCCCCAAAAGTGTAAAGCACATCGGGAAATGGGCCTTTCATGGCTGTCCAAAACTGGTAAAAGTAACTTTCCGTAGTGACCCGGAATATTTGGGTGAATGGCTTTTCAATCGAAAAAGTGTTAGAATATTCTGTAAAAAGGGATCTCGGGTCGATCAGTATTGTCAAAATTACGAGTATCAGACGGAGTATTTATAA
- a CDS encoding ECF transporter S component, which produces MLSDEFLDDRDEVEEQVEPPGKKNLSKRRLSKRTWAALMMILMMIPLTIWFGIYFMEDRKYYFISLFIIIYTCIPFLMVFEGRKPQARELIIIAVLAAIGVAGRAAFFMLPQFKPVVAIVIIAGVCFGAESGFLVGAMVCFVSNFFFGQGPWTPWQMFAFGIIGFLAGILVKKGAMKKSKGQLCLYGFLATFFIYGGIMNMASLLMWSSIINWKTILATYITGAPFDLIHASATVFFLFVAANPMIEKLERIKKKYGLIDPK; this is translated from the coding sequence ATGTTGTCAGATGAATTTCTAGATGACCGAGATGAGGTTGAAGAACAGGTCGAACCACCTGGCAAAAAAAATCTGAGCAAAAGAAGGCTGAGCAAACGGACATGGGCCGCCCTGATGATGATTCTGATGATGATTCCTCTGACGATCTGGTTTGGTATTTATTTTATGGAAGATCGTAAATATTATTTTATCAGCCTGTTTATTATTATCTATACCTGCATCCCTTTTTTGATGGTGTTTGAAGGACGTAAGCCCCAGGCTCGAGAGCTGATTATCATCGCCGTGCTGGCGGCTATCGGTGTCGCTGGACGGGCCGCCTTTTTCATGTTGCCACAGTTTAAACCGGTGGTGGCCATTGTCATCATTGCCGGGGTTTGTTTTGGTGCCGAATCCGGCTTTCTGGTGGGAGCCATGGTTTGTTTTGTGTCCAACTTCTTTTTTGGTCAAGGCCCCTGGACCCCCTGGCAGATGTTTGCCTTCGGTATTATTGGTTTTCTGGCGGGCATTCTGGTAAAGAAGGGTGCCATGAAAAAAAGCAAGGGTCAGCTCTGTCTGTATGGCTTTCTGGCAACCTTTTTTATCTATGGCGGAATTATGAATATGGCATCCTTGCTGATGTGGTCCAGCATTATTAACTGGAAAACGATTTTAGCCACTTATATCACTGGGGCACCCTTTGATTTGATTCATGCCAGTGCCACTGTGTTTTTCTTATTTGTTGCAGCTAACCCGATGATTGAAAAATTGGAACGGATCAAGAAAAAATATGGTCTGATTGATCCAAAATAG
- a CDS encoding ABC transporter ATP-binding protein — protein MTVLRINNLSFTYPEMNKPALKNMNLAIEEGDFVVLCGKSGCGKSTLLRHFKSVLTPYGTRTGEILYREKPLEEADLRTQSQEIGYVLQSPENQIVTDKVWHELAFGLESLGYDTPTIRLRVAEMASYFGIQGWFKRNVVELSGGQKQLLNLASIMAMHPAVLILDEPTSQLDPIAASDFLETVKKINRELGTTIIMTEHRLEDVLPVADQVVVMDEGEIIATGTPRQIGKKLRTLGHDMFLSMPAPMQIFAEVESDLECPITVREGRKWMSELFCNNPGLKTVMPLETPEPALSDPVVELKEVWFRYDKNLPDVVKDLSLRVRKGEFYCLVGGNGTGKTTSLSLISGINKPYRGKVLLNGRDVRKLTDKELFHGMLGVLPQSPQSLFVKKTVERDLYEMIGGTRAIKGSTSDCDQNQKTMVDKFVKLMHLEHLLDQHPYDLSGGEQQRLALAKIMLLEPQILLLDEPTKGLDNHFKRELGEILRALQKQGVTIIMVSHDIEFCALFGDVCGLFFDGSIVTSNSPRAFFSGNSFYTTSANRMSRHIFENAITVKDVITCCQMNF, from the coding sequence ATGACAGTATTAAGAATAAACAACCTGAGCTTTACCTACCCGGAGATGAATAAACCGGCCCTGAAAAATATGAATCTAGCCATTGAGGAGGGGGATTTTGTGGTGCTGTGCGGCAAAAGTGGCTGTGGTAAAAGCACCCTGCTCCGGCATTTTAAGTCGGTCCTGACCCCTTATGGGACACGCACCGGAGAAATCCTGTATCGGGAAAAACCCCTGGAAGAAGCCGATTTAAGAACCCAGAGTCAGGAAATTGGCTACGTGCTGCAAAGCCCGGAAAATCAGATTGTCACTGATAAGGTCTGGCATGAACTGGCCTTTGGTCTTGAAAGCCTGGGCTATGATACCCCGACCATTCGTCTGCGAGTCGCTGAAATGGCCTCCTACTTTGGCATCCAGGGCTGGTTTAAACGCAATGTCGTGGAATTGTCCGGGGGACAAAAGCAGCTACTGAATCTGGCCTCGATTATGGCCATGCATCCCGCGGTGCTGATTCTGGATGAACCAACCTCTCAGCTTGATCCTATTGCAGCTTCGGATTTTCTGGAAACGGTTAAAAAAATCAACCGCGAACTGGGAACCACCATTATTATGACCGAACATCGTCTGGAGGATGTTCTCCCGGTTGCCGATCAGGTGGTGGTCATGGATGAAGGCGAAATCATCGCCACGGGAACCCCCCGCCAAATCGGAAAAAAACTACGGACCCTTGGTCACGATATGTTTTTATCGATGCCGGCCCCGATGCAGATTTTTGCCGAGGTGGAATCGGATCTGGAATGCCCGATTACGGTGAGAGAAGGCCGCAAGTGGATGAGCGAACTGTTTTGCAATAATCCGGGTCTAAAAACAGTCATGCCGCTGGAAACCCCGGAGCCAGCATTAAGTGACCCGGTCGTGGAGCTTAAAGAGGTTTGGTTTCGCTATGATAAGAACTTGCCGGATGTGGTTAAAGACTTATCACTGCGGGTTCGAAAAGGCGAGTTTTACTGTCTGGTAGGCGGAAATGGCACCGGGAAAACAACCTCACTATCGCTGATTTCGGGGATCAACAAACCGTATCGGGGCAAGGTGCTACTTAATGGCCGAGATGTCAGAAAGCTAACCGATAAAGAATTGTTTCATGGCATGTTGGGGGTACTGCCACAAAGCCCCCAAAGTCTGTTTGTTAAAAAGACGGTGGAACGGGATTTATATGAAATGATTGGCGGAACCAGAGCGATAAAAGGTAGCACCTCTGACTGCGATCAGAACCAAAAAACAATGGTGGATAAGTTTGTTAAACTGATGCATCTTGAACATTTGTTGGATCAGCACCCTTACGACCTCAGCGGCGGCGAACAGCAACGGCTGGCCCTGGCCAAGATCATGCTACTGGAACCGCAGATTCTATTGCTCGATGAACCAACAAAAGGCCTGGATAACCACTTTAAGCGGGAACTGGGCGAGATTTTGAGAGCACTTCAAAAACAGGGGGTGACCATTATTATGGTTTCCCATGACATTGAATTTTGTGCCTTGTTCGGGGATGTTTGCGGCTTGTTTTTTGATGGCAGTATTGTCACCAGTAATTCACCGCGGGCTTTTTTTTCGGGCAACAGTTTTTATACCACCTCAGCAAACCGGATGTCCCGGCATATCTTTGAAAATGCAATTACAGTAAAGGATGTGATTACATGTTGTCAGATGAATTTCTAG
- a CDS encoding energy-coupling factor transporter transmembrane component T produces MEDAFSTYHPIINFFYFVVVLTISVFFNHPVILGVSLISAIIYSMVLQGWQKVLKFNFLFMLPMLIIVALINPLFNHAGVTILFYLKNGNPITLESIIYGIVMSVMLVQVIIWFSCYNIIMTSDKFIYLFGRIIPALSLIFSMVLRFVPKFKAQLKVISNGQKCIGRDITNGNILMRARHGVTILSIMVTWALENAIETADSMKARGYGLSGRTAFSLYRFDKRDKGMLAMMLGLLLLFIVGVSMGNTFVQYNPAIVISGINPVTFFSFFTYFIFGAFCLMPVAVDGLSYLRWEKMKAVIPEKEFHMEMQVSVEAP; encoded by the coding sequence ATGGAAGATGCTTTTTCGACCTATCATCCGATCATAAATTTTTTCTATTTTGTAGTCGTCCTGACCATCAGTGTGTTTTTTAATCACCCGGTGATTTTGGGCGTGTCGCTTATATCGGCAATCATCTATTCTATGGTGCTTCAAGGCTGGCAGAAGGTGCTGAAATTTAATTTCTTATTTATGCTGCCAATGTTAATTATTGTAGCGCTGATTAACCCGCTCTTTAATCATGCTGGGGTAACCATCTTGTTTTACTTGAAAAATGGCAATCCCATCACCTTGGAATCCATCATTTATGGCATTGTGATGTCGGTGATGCTGGTCCAGGTGATAATCTGGTTTTCCTGTTATAACATTATTATGACATCGGACAAGTTTATCTATCTGTTTGGGCGAATCATCCCGGCACTGTCGCTGATTTTTTCCATGGTTTTGCGGTTTGTACCAAAATTCAAGGCTCAGCTTAAGGTGATCAGTAATGGACAGAAATGCATTGGTCGGGATATTACCAACGGTAATATCTTAATGCGGGCCAGACATGGGGTAACCATTCTCTCGATTATGGTCACCTGGGCGCTGGAAAATGCCATTGAAACCGCGGACAGCATGAAGGCGAGAGGCTATGGGCTAAGCGGTAGAACGGCCTTTTCCCTCTATCGTTTTGATAAACGGGATAAGGGAATGCTGGCAATGATGCTGGGCTTGCTGCTGTTGTTTATTGTCGGGGTATCGATGGGTAACACCTTTGTTCAATATAATCCCGCTATTGTTATAAGTGGCATTAACCCGGTCACCTTTTTTAGTTTTTTTACTTATTTCATTTTTGGAGCCTTTTGTTTGATGCCAGTGGCAGTAGACGGTCTGTCTTACCTGAGATGGGAAAAAATGAAGGCGGTGATACCGGAAAAAGAGTTCCATATGGAAATGCAGGTGAGTGTGGAAGCACCATAA
- a CDS encoding DUF4430 domain-containing protein, giving the protein MKEGLQKRWLLLLLMFILMAVTTLGCSNINAALSSDAESQDVVELADDTAIPEDGVITAAQFRSIAGQDRTVTFSGTGENGINYVWSFSGKDIKNPVDQNLKIEFSTQGDTLNRIKAGAGNAPYGIGMKIAGSNGLITVPTLTITLAEKWDADSAALCKVNAGSVAKMSNATFDPQSATTRLSFKVIETGDDYYVVAGKTIAPIQNASSGESGTTGDGMAAADGSSSSSSAGNVCTLSINCSTLLDHMDRLPSGKGAFVPANGWILYPSEVSFNAGESVHDVLQRVCRDNGIHMESSFTPAYNSAYVEGINQLYEFDGGERSGWMYNVNGWFPNYGCSQYAVKQGDVINWVYTCDLGRDVGDNSMW; this is encoded by the coding sequence ATGAAGGAAGGTTTGCAAAAGAGGTGGCTGTTGCTACTGCTTATGTTTATTTTAATGGCAGTAACAACCTTGGGGTGCAGCAATATTAATGCAGCATTATCCAGTGATGCGGAGTCACAGGATGTCGTGGAATTAGCAGATGATACTGCGATCCCGGAGGATGGCGTAATTACTGCGGCCCAGTTTCGCTCCATCGCCGGTCAGGATCGAACGGTAACTTTTTCGGGCACCGGGGAAAATGGCATCAATTACGTTTGGTCGTTTAGTGGTAAGGATATCAAAAACCCGGTTGATCAGAACTTGAAAATTGAATTTAGCACCCAGGGTGACACCCTTAATCGAATTAAAGCAGGGGCCGGAAATGCGCCCTATGGCATTGGGATGAAAATAGCTGGGAGTAACGGGCTGATTACCGTTCCAACCTTAACCATCACCCTTGCGGAAAAATGGGACGCAGACAGTGCTGCGCTGTGTAAAGTCAATGCCGGAAGCGTTGCTAAGATGAGTAATGCCACCTTTGATCCCCAATCAGCTACGACTCGCTTATCCTTTAAGGTCATTGAGACTGGAGATGATTATTATGTTGTGGCTGGCAAAACCATTGCACCGATCCAGAATGCCAGTTCAGGTGAATCAGGAACAACAGGAGACGGTATGGCAGCAGCGGATGGTTCAAGCAGTAGCAGTTCGGCTGGCAATGTCTGTACCCTTTCAATTAATTGTTCGACCCTGCTCGATCATATGGACCGATTGCCTTCAGGAAAGGGTGCCTTTGTTCCGGCCAACGGCTGGATTCTTTACCCCTCGGAAGTGAGCTTTAACGCGGGAGAATCGGTTCACGATGTGCTTCAACGGGTCTGTCGGGACAATGGTATTCACATGGAATCCAGTTTTACACCGGCTTATAACTCCGCTTATGTTGAGGGTATCAACCAGCTTTATGAGTTTGACGGTGGGGAGCGTTCCGGATGGATGTATAATGTCAATGGTTGGTTCCCCAATTACGGGTGCAGTCAATACGCCGTCAAACAGGGTGATGTCATTAACTGGGTTTACACCTGCGATCTGGGCAGAGATGTTGGGGATAATAGCATGTGGTAG
- a CDS encoding ECF transporter S component: MNTVDNKIKNSPWTRLFKNRTLISSLLVFILIPLTIWVGITYLGDRKYLFISLLIIFYSFIPFGLSFENRKPEARELVLIAAMAAIAACGNLAFFMITPFQAGGALIIIAGICLGPEQGFLTGAMARLVVNMFAGQGPWTPWQMFCWGLLGFLAGLCFNKDLEFVKKESDFKIVLGPVMGVLFAILIGLLMHLFLNVGGTFMGWQLYGYGAIGLLIGILIQHKRLPVDRLTIGVFGFLTTFIIYGGIMNIAALVMSVGVSGSGMAMDWSSMKLLYISGVPYDAVHALGTAFFGAMLGPVMVEKLERVKIKFGLYQ; encoded by the coding sequence ATGAATACGGTTGATAACAAAATTAAAAATTCGCCATGGACACGGCTTTTTAAGAATCGCACCCTGATTTCATCACTATTAGTTTTTATCCTGATCCCCCTGACTATCTGGGTGGGGATTACCTATTTGGGGGATCGGAAATACTTATTTATTAGTTTGCTGATTATTTTTTACAGCTTTATTCCGTTTGGCTTGTCTTTTGAAAATAGAAAGCCGGAAGCTCGGGAACTGGTGTTGATTGCAGCAATGGCCGCCATTGCTGCCTGTGGGAATCTGGCCTTTTTTATGATTACCCCGTTCCAGGCTGGCGGTGCACTGATTATCATTGCTGGAATTTGTCTGGGTCCGGAACAGGGATTTCTAACCGGGGCCATGGCCCGGCTGGTGGTAAATATGTTTGCCGGTCAGGGACCCTGGACCCCCTGGCAGATGTTTTGCTGGGGCTTATTGGGATTTTTAGCGGGGCTCTGCTTTAATAAAGACCTGGAATTTGTTAAAAAGGAAAGCGATTTTAAAATCGTTTTGGGTCCGGTTATGGGTGTGCTTTTCGCAATTCTAATTGGCCTGCTGATGCACCTGTTTCTCAATGTAGGCGGGACCTTTATGGGGTGGCAGCTTTATGGATATGGCGCTATTGGTCTTTTAATTGGCATTCTGATTCAGCACAAGCGGCTACCTGTCGATCGGCTAACCATCGGGGTCTTTGGTTTTCTGACGACCTTCATCATTTATGGGGGAATCATGAACATCGCTGCATTGGTGATGTCAGTCGGTGTTTCTGGTTCCGGAATGGCCATGGATTGGAGCTCCATGAAGCTTTTATATATTTCCGGTGTACCCTATGATGCGGTTCACGCGCTGGGGACGGCGTTTTTTGGGGCGATGTTGGGTCCGGTGATGGTCGAGAAGCTGGAGCGGGTAAAAATAAAATTCGGTCTGTATCAATAA